In a genomic window of Platichthys flesus chromosome 24, fPlaFle2.1, whole genome shotgun sequence:
- the LOC133949590 gene encoding uncharacterized protein LOC133949590 isoform X2 produces the protein MSHPLYNPYESGNQSSSQGPYGLPSVQAERDSRRATSVLGPGSSFSSSATPANHGGNIQSLPVNYRPEQSLARVNVGDVERSVDSDIRRAREEVTSSGQSTRFTYTGTTSYPMSSTSASGGRRQSDVESRSSSLDWLPCYKGSTAADSSNFLSPPASCSRTSIGGSTVNASSDRQRDGQSFPVLGDYDYRVPDKPAAPTDTSRPTYTSESASSILLNFGLEREDLEYLVQYPEDQLTPARLPFILREIRIQKTNRAMTAVESKPYPEPQPFRGAIGRDSLTGSAGSAAVLQPSKVIDYGHTSKYVGGVGDEIGRSANSVGSGSMMLANTSHSQEPPQKGGSSVAKPSYNSIQSSLAPPPIDPAKKLKNQPIQTPQPIVSSASLPRKDGDRTVYMPEAGKPLPLKELKTDRKSASVTQPSSTLIHGVHPDRPGLVLIGNSNASGTKIPTTTQGKGSVVAEQRQMQQRQQNQMPQSQMHQMPQSQMLQSQMPPSQMHRMPPSQMPQSQMHRMPPSQMPPSQMHQMQQSQMHQMQQSQMPQSQMHQMQQSQMPQSQMHQMQQSQMHQMQQSQMQPQKQPERSTIIPRPINHPPPQPALSSMNFPQSQAPSSSQGPAKKPVSKGLPAPGMMYDYAAASPRAFPHTCSLCFKECSQMKDWISHQNTTLHLESCRVLRTKYPEWNGAIVLKPRDAGKDVKPSSSAPAQTHQQRQKKSSHESHSRSHSPRRHFSSEGRGEKRSRSRSPRSSRYSHSSRSRSRSRSPRYDRHRSRSRSQERPGRRGDRSPPKRSDMRRSPPRRSDMRRSPPGRTDMRRSPLRRRDMRRSPPGRTDMRRSPPRRTDERRSPTRRTDERRSPPPRTYVKRSPLRRSDARRSPQKRSRERRLTSERSPSPRKSSTERLAQKLLQKTDVQSLSKQTDLEAVVKNLLAEITKMKSSSSSSTSSAKGGKSLKSTPAAGRMGSSSAASSSSSLSAAKKKTTTLTKAVLKKSDASGSTKTKSVRPTSSPPTRVRLGGILKKVAHSDMVTVMEQFGEIESIVMHRQQLQAMVTFKKEEDAKKLKKLGELVLKGFPITVIKELDTKPKKTPLKKPSVSSVSTSQTSKSTKPTTVRKVPSTSVKTSLTRPKKPLASASAAKGTTPGKCTNQKAAVKGSSGLTKGKVSVPKPSTVSSKPIAKTAKSNLQQGKTVKVSKPKTSSLRTSVSELVPEVKVTVGTASASQEPETPVDNLAAAGHSTKELKSKELDSKVQQSVVVLEDSVKVETRDETGPELRHEPEPVTGDALAKEAGGAEPMELGETGETGVDVAEPMEAESCAEVKEEKLTKEEAASDKSTESQQTTRKDETRPPAVPPPDTEADPKPADTSSQMLKTTIETETADEASAQVPEPEAAAPESKSIESQPATSNDETRPPAVPPASSQVQGPESTELSAASGQVIEMEASRPPSSTEEREKTTMEADPASAVKNQMDPKSAEGADKVSTEPPAGAVSEPQPAGATSPPADLTIGEMVEKLFNLKTISLLEKKTCSTKGKFLGLGRKMLMITNLPKYEADPYTEADVANLLIPFGFEYSSLKIQVLPQICVAFVEMPSAFKAFHLITMFPQRGPTFKGNKLKFHVVHSGIKTDPMGFYKSAMKVMNSSVDDTEGRIIFITNISPSETRDLREALRKITSVTNFLPLLNKVFIELESSLHADRLGVWYSLQEQAGGYSLCRLRHSWARHFKAPHKLAPKALRDSKYAPPGASIPSVESEVPLCSGGPYWLTMPTSPFVFPTDSPCFIIPDYVTVKRNMNTKKLNSQSSMFPTLMLTGLPDKGYSQEDVARLVWPYFPKQTLYSLNNNVVVLTLQRRAFVHFSNWRSCDGFIQDHIMRQIPFKRFVLKAHFVLEYMYPESKEELMYKSMMKWSNSRVPDPQSLEERLLCVEISESSVHIIKTVMNTVASIAKFASFLPLANRICVEMVDSSGVAQVVEKLTSSSVKCIFGNKVKHVESAKSRKQRLEGSSEIFTNLEPEDESPPKSPPPECSDNDLQLLLQTSDSASAKPAAPNEPITGEPVAAEPSSTAAGDVAVEEDKEKVGPEMVLDSGDVPQANEDVEKVTETEDVSTTATIDAPADGTSVPADSSTGVVASEKTSTDLPRINQDVFRAIKAAVHRHRLTQDMKTQSEENESSSNISVKDEVTHQEKVQKDSHTSDVFTVNEPQFNIRDFVTVDEVAEDVEEMSPDPGSSSSSSGRKETQSSDASSAPKQTSNRSSTRSLKDSKSSASSSSKSPKDNVKRSSSSLSTSVSPKKTKDSSKPTKSSSSASFLSLETSPSSCHKAQRSKTKSSRSSPAPSERVKKPPAAVERRPVSQREAAKESVVAKSDHKVAAEGIAAKTVESETKIEKSSAMHPSAEEQRFGLNQDQNMETDLKDTTLKDPEKGKEKKEEEEEEEDDDEKYEILDSFDHRTNENIDNKSPEPESLQEENFQVLDSVDDEDDGGEACSEKVVEGSTEDKRASVQEDDKPAVEDSAIKLMTSAESCKPSKDVQEPEDGIPAAEDQPPKVCDNKDSDVAEQETFKILDSIDDQMTMDQNNDSQSDQMSTDISRREEEEEDASKVVDSVSDQPTTTESESDNKKPDATSRRDDRSSKRSGLRTRASKGEEKVKSRAQDPEEEKVSEMVHSTEELVQEAATTERTDRRRSGRGKKEDKMTLNLTEASEKPDEGEEASYEILDSVEDETVTEEPVVMTRSTRGRRGRTTQKDQTKKEDTPTRSRRTPVRESQEKTPKMEKEAFSKENSPTKKTDITVREEIDEEATYEILDSVEDEVLHEDRPPTGGKRKRGRPKKAVKSTRKNPVTLKGDKEADDEEADDEEKVSYQILDSVEDEMVEDQPPTEESPKNEEEEPVYQIVDSVEDDQVQEELMTTEESKDETCPKEEEAAVQEDAPTCRTVVETSEERITKDLDHDPSAGLEKRESSSKANIKEEGTSTTTSQKDPTTPEVEKNQVSALVDLDEVSDEEEDYPDDIAEEEELRESKAAAKEKQLVTKEERRTREREERRTRGKEERRTRERRSQSSSSSSSGGGDRRRTMERGREKEEEEVDTKEMVTLDEVGADEAGEEVVLQGGESDVETTAGEPGGLVTLDEIVEEEEEEGKGEQRGLEPRPPSKDEESLDSLNPEYLVTLDEAGEDEEEKVDEAEKTSTSAKRKYDDDTEENVNFVTVDEVGEVEEEEEEEEEHKTPRTRGRAKKRTRKTPVRKSARGRKVEAKDEREEQEAASCVAPPTSLDASSSPDKDPSSLLSDGQQEIQKEEEEGATPPAVEDLQPGGLEAEEEKEGWSSADVKVVSKRRKEIVGPEAKRSRSQSPSVPADFKLPPFRANQPLGQEFVVPKFGYFCNICRVFYLNESSAKDVHCSSKAHYNNLQALYQKRQQNLSGSSTPNSQGFISE, from the exons ATGTCTCATCCCCTTTATAACCCATATGAATCTGGGAACCAGAGTTCCAGCCAGGGGCCATATGGGCTCCCTAGTGTGCAGGCAGAGAGGGACTCTCGGAGGGCAACCTCTGTCCTGGGACCAGGGTCaagcttctcttcttctgcaacTCCGGCCAACCATGGTGGTAATATCCAATCCCTGCCAGTGAACTACAGGCCTGAACAGAGTCTGGCCAGAGTCAACGTGGGGGATGTAGAGAGATCTGTGGACTCAGATATACGCAGAGCCAGAGAGGAGGTGACATCCTCAGGCCAGAGCACTCGCTTCACCTACACAGGGACGACGTCCTATCCGATGTCCTCAACCTCTGCCTCTGGTGGACGCAGACAGTCTGATGTTGAAAGTAGAAGTAGCTCCTTGGACTGGTTGCCGTGCTACAAAGGATCAACTGCAGCTGATTCTTCAAATTTCCTTTCACCGCCCGCTTCATGTAGCCGTACAAGCATTGGGGGCAGTACGGTTAATGCCTCCAGTGACAGACAGCGTGATGGACAGTCATTCCCAGTATTAGGTGATTATGACTATCGGGTACCAGACAAACCTGCAGCTCCAACTGACACAAGTCGCCCCACGTACACGTCCGAGTCTGCTTCTAGCATCCTTTTAAATTTTGGACTTGAGAGAGAGGATTTGGAATATCTTGTCCAATACCCCGAGGATCAGCTCACCCCGGCCAGGCTTCCGTTCATCTTGCGGGAAATCCGCATCCAGAAGACCAATAGAGCTATGACTGCAGTTGAGTCAAAACCCTATCCTGAACCCCAACCGTTCAGAGGTGCCATTGGCAGGGACAGTTTGACTGGTTCTGCAGGGTCAGCAGCCGTTCTCCAGCCCAGCAAAGTGATCGACTATGGACATACTAGCAAATACGTTGGAGGGGTTGGGGATGAGATTGGCAGGAGTGCTAACAGTGTTGGGAGTGGCAGTATGATGTTGGCGAACACTAGCCACAGTCAAGAACCACCTCAAAAGGGAGGTAGCTCTGTCGCCAAACCTTCGTACAACTCAATACAGAGCTCACTTGCTCCCCCACCCATTGATCCAGCAAAGAAGTTGAAGAACCAACCGATCCAGACACCTCAACCAATCGTTAGCTCTGCTTCTCTGCCAAGAAAAGACGGAGACAGAACAGTTTATATGCCTGAAGCCGGCAAACCCCTTCCTTTGAAAGAACTTAAGACAGATCGCAAGTCAGCATCAGTGACCCAGCCCTCTTCCACTTTGATTCATGGTGTGCATCCTGACCGACCTGGTCTTGTGCTCATCGGCAACAGTAATGCCAGTGGCACTAAGATTCCGACCACAACTCAAGGTAAAGGATCAGTTGTTGCTGAGCAGAGGCAgatgcagcagaggcagcagaacCAGATGCCACAGAGCCAGATGCACCAGATGCCACAGAGCCAGATGCTGCAGAGCCAGATGCCACCGAGCCAGATGCACCGAATGCCGCCGAGCCAGATGCCACAGAGCCAGATGCACCGGATGCCGCCGAGCCAGATGCCACCGAGCCAGATGCACCAGATGCAGCAAAGCCAGATGCACCAGATGCAGCAGAGCCAGATGCCGCAGAGCCAGATGCACCAGATGCAGCAGAGCCAGATGCCGCAGAGCCAGATGCACCAGATGCAGCAGAGCCAGATGCACCAGATGCAGCAGAGCCAGATGCAACCACAGAAGCAGCCAGAACGATCAACGATTATCCCTCGTCCAATCAATCATCCACCACCTCAGCCAGCCCTGAGCTCTATGAACTTTCCGCAGTCCCAGGCACCTTCCAGCAGCCAGGGTCCGGCAAAGAAGCCAGTGTCCAAGGGTCTGCCAGCGCCGGGTATGATGTACGACTATGCGGCGGCCTCACCGAGAGCCTTTCCACATAcctgttctctgtgtttcaaAGAATGCTCTCAGATGAAG GATTGGATCTCCCACCAGAACACCACTCTTCACCTTGAGAGCTGCAGAGTCCTCCGGACAAA ATACCCAGAGTGGAATGGTGCTATCGTACTCAAACCCAG GGATGCAGGGAAAGATGTCAAGCCCTCGTCCTCAGCTCCTGCGCAGACTCACCAACAGCGTCAAAAGAAAAGTAGTCATGAGAGCCACTCCCGCTCCCACAGCCCTCGTCGCCACTTCAGCTCGGAGGGTCGAGGAGAGAAACGCAGCCGATCCCGATCACCGCGCAGCTCCAGATACTCTCACAG TTCCAGATCTCGTTCTCGTTCCCGTTCTCCACGATATGACCGTCATCGGTCTCGTTCAAGGAGCCAGGAGAGACCGGGAAGAAGAGGTGATAGGTCCCCACCGAAGAGGAGCGACATGAGAAGGTCCCCTCCCAGGAGGAGCGACATGAGAAGGTCCCCTCCCGGGAGGACTGACATGAGAAGGTCTCCTCTCAGGAGGAGAGACATGAGAAGGTCCCCTCCTGGGAGGACTGACATGAGAAGGTCCCCTCCCAGGAGGACTGACGAGAGAAGGTCCCCTACAAGGAGGACTGACGAGAGAAGGTCCCCTCCTCCGAGGACTTACGTGAAAAGGTCCCCGCTAAGACGGAGTGATGCGAGAAGGTCCCCACAAAAGAGGAGCCGAGAAAGACGATTGACCTCAGAGCGGTCCCCTTCACCGAgaaagagcagcacagagagactGGCACAGAAACTGCTGCAAAAAACAG ATGTCCAGTCTCTGTCCAAACAGACTGACCTGGAGGCTGTGGTTAAAAATTTACTCGCTGAGATAACCAAGATGAAGtcttcctcctcgtcatccACTTCGTCGGCCAAGGGAGGAAAAAGCCTGAAGTCTACTCCCGCTGCTGGAAGAAtgggctcctcctctgctgcctcttcaTCATCGTCCCTTTCAGcagcgaagaagaagacgacaaCATTAACCAAGGCCGTCCTGAAGAAGAGTGATGCAAGTGGTTCCACAAAGACTAAG tccgTCAGACCGACATCGTCACCTCCAACCAGGGTGAGGTTAGGAGGGATTCTTAAGAAGGTCGCTCACAGTGATATGGTTACTGTGATGGAGCAGTTCGGAGAAATCGAATCAATTGTAATGCACCGGCAACAACTCCAG gcaATGGTGACTTTTAAGAAAGAGGAAGACGCTAAGAAACTGAAGAAATTAGGGGAACTCGTCTTGAAAGGATTCCCCATCACTGTCATCAAGGAGTTG gaTACTAAGCCAAAGAAGACTCCTCTGAA AAAACCGTCTGTCTCCAGTGTCTCCACATCTCAAACCTCTAAATCCACAAAGCCCACGACCGTCAGAAAGGTTCCGTCTACATCTGTCAAAACTTCACTTACTCGTCCAAAAAAGCCTTTAGCTTCAGCCTCTGCAGCAAAGGGAACCACACCAGGCAAATGTACCAATCAGAAAGCAGCTGTTAAAGGCTCATCCGGTCTCACTAAAGGCAAAGTCTCGGTTCCCAAACCCAGTACCGTCTCGTCCAAGCCGATCGCCAAAACGGCAAAATCTAATCTGCAGCAAGGAAAGACTGTCAAGGTCAGTAAACCAAAGACCTCGAGTCTCAGAACCAGTGTCTCAGAACTTGTCCCTGAAGTAAAGGTCACAGTGGGAACAGCCTCAGCTtcacaggaacctgaaacaccaGTGGACAACTTGGCCGCAGCAGGACATTCAACAAAAGAGTTGAAGTCAAAAGAATTAGACTCAAAGGTTCAACAGTCTGTGGTGGTGCTGGAAGACTCGGTCAAGGTTGAGACGAGAGATGAGACAGGTCCTGAGCTGAGGCACGAACCGGAGCCTGTCACAGGCGATGCATTGGCTAAAGAAGCCGGAGGAGCCGAGCCGATGGAGCTCGGGGAAACGGGAGAAACAGGAGTGGACGTGGCAGAGCCCATGGAAGCAGAAAGTTGTGCTGAggtcaaagaagaaaaactgacAAAGGAGGAAGCTGCTTCTGACAAATCCACTGAGAGTCAACAAACAACCAGGAAAGATGAGACCAGACCTCCTGCTGTTCCACCTCCAGACACAGAAGCTGATCCTAAACCTGCAGACACAAGTTCTCAGATGCTTAAGACCACCattgaaacagaaacagctgatGAAGCGTCAGCACAGGTCCCAGAACCAGAGGCCGCAGCCCCTGAGTCCAAATCCATTGAGAGTCAACCAGCAACCAGTAATGATGAGACCAGGCCCCCTGCTGTCCCACCTGCGTCATCACAGGTCCAAGGCCCGGAGTCCACAGAACTGTCTGCAGCTTCCGGTCAGGTCATCGAGATGGAGGCTTCACGACCTCCGAGCTCAACTGAAGAGCGGGAGAAAACTACAATGGAAGCAG ATCCTGCGTCTGCCGTGAAGAACCAAATGGATCCCAAATCAGCTGAGGGGGCAGACAAAGTTTCAACTGAGCCGCCAGCCGGAGCAGTGAGCGAGCCACAACCGGCAGGAGCCACGTCTCCACCTGCAGATCTGACGATCGGGGAGATGGTTGAAAAGCTCTTTAATCTAAAAACAATCT CGCTTTTAGAGAAGAAAACCTGCTCCACAAAAGGG AAGTTTCTTGGCCTGGGTCGGAAGATGCTGATGATCACCAACCTGCCGAAGTACGAGGCCGACCCCTACACGGAGGCAGACGTCGCCAACCTGCTCATTCCATTCGGATTTGAATATTCATCATTAAAAATCCAGGTTCTTCCTCAGATTTGCGTG GCTTTCGTGGAGATGCCGTCAGCTTTCAAGGCCTTTCACCTCATTACCATGTTTCCACAGAGAGGCCCCACCTTCAAAGGGAACAAACTGAAGTTTCACGTCGTGCACTCCGGCATTAAAACAGATCCG ATGGGGTTTTATAAATCGGCGATGAAGGTGATGAACTCT TCGGTGGACGACACGGAAGGGAggatcatcttcatcactaACATCTCACCGAGCGAAACCCGAGACCTCAGGGAGGCTTTGAGAAAAATCACTTCAGTCACaaacttcctgcctctgctcaACAag GTTTTTATTGAACTTGAATCCAGTCTTCATGCCGATCGGCTCGGAGTGTGGTACAGCCTCCAGGAACAAGCCGGTGGTTACTCACTGTGCCGGCTGAGACACTCATGGGCTAGACACTTCAAAGCTC CTCATAAGCTCGCTCCGAAGGCTCTCCGGGACAGCAAGTACGCCCCCCCCGGAGCGTCTATCCCCTCAGTGGAATCTGAGGTTCCACTGTGCAGCGGCGGACCGTATTGGCTCACTATGCCTACGAGTCCCTTTGTGTTCCCCACAGATTCTCCTTGTTTCATCATCCCAG ATTATGTGACTgtcaaaagaaatatgaatacgAAG aaGCTCAACAGTCAAAGTTCCATGTTCCCCACACTCATGTTGACCGGTTTACCAGATAAAGGCTACAGTCAGGAGGACGTGGCCAGGCTGGTCTGGCCTTATTTCCCCAAACAAACTCTCTACTCTCTGAACAACAACGTGGTCGTGCTGACTCTGCAGAGGAGG GCCTTCGTGCATTTCAGCAATTGGAGGTCGTGCGATGGTTTTATCCAAGATCACATCATGAGGCAGATTCCTTTCAAACGCTTTGTTCTCAAGGCCCACTTTGTCCTGGAGTACATGTATCCTGAGTCAAAAGAG GAGCTCATGTACAAATCCATGATGAAATGGAGCAACTCT CGTGTTCCAGATCCCCAGTCTCTGGAAGAGCGGCTGCTCTGTGTGGAGATCTCTGAGAGCAGTGTCCACATCATCAAGACCGTCATGAATACTGTGGCGTCCATTGCTAAATTTGCCAGCTTCCTGCCGCTTGCCAACAGG ATCTGTGTGGAGATGGTTGACTCCAGTGGTGTAGCCCAGGTGGTGGAGAAGCTCACGTCTTCCTCAGTGAAGTGCATATTCGG GAACAAAGTTAAACATGTTGAATC tgcGAAGAGTCGAAAGCAGCGTCTTGAGGGCTCCAGTGAGATCTTCACAAACCTTGAACCTGAAGATGAGTCTCCACCcaagtctcctcctcctgaatgTTCAGATAAtgatctgcagcttcttctACAAACCAGTGACTCCGCGTCTGCAAAACCAGCTGCTCCGAATGAACCCATCACTGGTGAACCTGTCGCAGCTGAACCAAGTTCCACGGCTGCAGGTGACGTagcggtggaggaggacaaagagaaaGTGGGACCTGAGATGGTCCTGGACTCCGGTGATGTTCCTCAGGCAAATGAAGATGTAGAGAAAGTCACAGAGACGGAGGACGTGTCAACAACAGCAACTATTGATGCTCCTGCTGATGGAACCAGTGTCCCAGCCGATTCCAGCACTGGTGTGGTCGCCTCTGAAAAAACCAGCACAGATCTCCCTCGGATTAACCAGGACGTGTTCAGGGCCATCAAAGCAGCGGTTCACCGGCACCGACTGACCCAAGACATGAAGACACAGAGTGAAGAGAACGAG AGCTCCAGCAACATTAGTGTCAAGGATGAAGTCACACATCAAGAAAAG GTTCAGAAGGATTCACACACTTCAGACGTCTTCACTGTTAATGAGCCACAATTCAACATCAGGGACTTTGTCACTGTTGATGAAGTTGCTGAAGATGTGGAAGAAATGAGCCCGGACCCCGGtagctcctcgtcctcctcagggagaaaagaaacacagagctcAGACGCTTCATCTGCTCCAAAACAAACCTCAAATAGATCCTCCACCAGATCCTTGAAAGACTCTAAGAGCTCCGCATCTTCCTCTTCCAAGTCACCCAAAGATAACGTGAAGAGAAGCTCGTCTTCTCTCTCGACCTCTGTGTCGCCAAAAAAGACGAAGGACTCATCTAAGCCGACCAAATCCTCTTCCTCTGCGTCTTTTCTGTCTCTTGaaacctccccctcctcttgtCACAAGGCACAGAGGAGCAAGACCAAGTCCTCAAGATCGTCCCCAGCTCCCAGTGAAAGGGTAAAGAAGCcaccagcagcagtggagcGTCGCCCTGTGtcacagagagaagcagcaaaAGAGAGTGTAGTGGCAAAGTCTGACCACAAAGTGGCAGCAGAGGGCATTGCTGCAAAAACTGTTGAGTCAGAGaccaaaatagaaaaatcctCAGCGATGCATCCAtctgcagaggaacagagaTTCGGGTTGAACCAAGACCAGAATATGGAGACTGATTTAAAGGACACCACACTCAAAGACCCGGAGAAAggcaaagagaaaaaggaagaagaagaagaagaggaggatgatgatgaaaagtACGAAATCCTTGATTCCTTCGATCacagaacaaatgaaaacatagatAACAAGTCACCTGAACCTGAGAGTTTGCAAGAGGAAAACTTTCAGGTCTTGGACAGCGTCGACGATGAAGACGATGGTGGAGAAGCTTGTTCTGAGAAGGTGGTAGAAGGTTCAACAGAGGACAAAAGAGCATCAGTTCAAGAGGATGACAAGCCTGCAGTTGAAGACTCTGCAATTAAACTAATGACATCAGCAGAATCCTGCAAACCCTCCAAAGATGTCCAAGAACCTGAAGATGGAATCCCAGCAGCTGAAGACCAGCCTCCTAAAGTCTGTGACAACAAAGACAGTGATGTTGCTGAACAAGAAACCTTCAAGATATTGGATTCAATTGACGATCAGATGACAATGGACCAAAACAATGATTCACAGAGTGATCAGATGTCTACAGACATTTCAcgtagagaagaagaagaggaggatgccTCTAAGGTAGTGGATTCTGTTTCAGATCAGCCAACAACTACAGAGTCTGAGTCTGACAACAAGAAACCTGACGCTACTTCTAGAAGAGATGATAGATCCTCAAAGAGGAGTGGCCTGAGGACCAGAGCATCCAAAGGTGAAGAGAAGGTCAAATCAAGAGCCCAAGACcctgaagaggagaaggtgtCTGAGATGGTCCATTCGACTGAAGAACTGGTTCAAGAAGCGGCCACCACAGAAAGGACCGATAGAAGAAGGAgtggaagaggaaagaaagaggacaaAATGACTCTGAATCTCACTGAAGCATCTGAAAAACCAGATGAAGGTGAGGAGGCTTCGTATGAAATCTTAGACTCTGTGGAGGACGAGACTGTGACTGAGGAACCGGTCGTTATGACGAGATCCAccagaggaagaaggggaagGACGACTCAGaaagaccaaactaaaaaagagGACACACCGACAAGAAGTCGACGCACTCCTGTCAGAGAGTCACAGGAAAAAACTCCAAAGATGGAGAAGGAAGCATTTTCAAAAGAGAACTCACCAACAAAGAAGACTGACATCACTGTAAGAGAGGAAATAGATGAGGAAGCCACCTATGAAATATTAGACTCTGTGGAGGACGAGGTTCTTCACGAGGACCGGCCCCCCACAGGAGGGAAAAGGAAGAGGGGAAGACCAAAGAAAGCTGTTAAATCAACTAGAAAAAACCCTGTAACACTGAAGGGCGACAAAGAGGCTGAtgatgaagaagctgatgaTGAAGAAAAGGTGTCGTATCAGATTCTTGATTCTGTGGAGGATGAGATGGTTGAAGATCAACCTCCCACAGAAGAGTCGCCCAAAAACGAGGAGGAAGAGCCTGTGTATCAGATTGTAGATTCTGTGGAAGATGATCAAGTTCAGGAAGAGTTGATGACCACTGAGGAGTCAAAAGATGAAACTTGTccaaaagaggaggaagcagctgtTCAAGAAGATGCACCAACGTGTAGGACCGTTGTGGAAACGTCCGAAGAACGGATCACCAAGGATTTAGATCATGATCCGTCTGCTGGtctggaaaagagagaaagctcATCCAAAGCAAACATCAAGGAAGAAGGTACATCAACGACAACGTCTCAAAAAGATCCCACAACACCAGAAGTGGAGAAGAACCAAGTGAGTGCTCTGGTGGACCTGGATGAAGtgagtgatgaggaggaagattaCCCTGACGACatagctgaggaggaagaactgAGGGAGAGCAAAGCTGCTGCTAAAGAAAAGCAACTCGTCacgaaggaggagaggaggaccagggagagagaggagaggaggaccagggggaaagaggagaggaggaccagGGAGCGAAggagccagagcagcagcagcagcagcagtggaggaggagacaggaggaggacaatGGAAAGGGGAcgggaaaaggaggaggaggaggtagacaCCAAGGAGATGGTGACTCTGGATGAGGTGGGAGCAGATGaggctggagaggaggtggtgttACAGGGTGGAGAGTCTGATGTTGAGACCACGGCTGGAGAACCGGGGGGGCTCGTCACTCTGGATGAAATcgtagaagaggaagaggaggagggaaaaggtGAACAAAGGGGGCTGGAGCCCCGCCCACCCAGCAAGGACGAAGAGTCCCTGGACTCCTTGAACCCGGAG